The DNA region CCAGCAACCCCTGGCCGATCTGCCCGGTGGCGAGACCATCCGCGAGATCCATCAGGACGAGCCGTTCTCGATGGTCGCGCTGACATCGGAAGATCTCACCGGGACGAGCGCACGGATGCGCGCCAAGAAGGGCGACGGGTCCTGGGGCCCCTGGTACGAGGCCGAGCAACTCGGAGGGGTCGGCGCCGACCTGCCGGGCCCCCGTGGCACCGAGCCGGTGTTCATCGGCCGCACCAACACCGTGCAGATCGCCGTGACCCGACCTGCCGACGCCCCCGCCACCGGCAACGCGCCCGAACCGCATCGCGACGACGCCGGCCCGGAGTTGGGCTACGTGCCCGCCAACGTCGAACAACCCTTCGGGCAGAACATCAACGCGGTGCTGATCAGTCCTCCGCAGACGCCGGCGGACATGCTTCCGTTGCCGAACGCGGCCACCCCGCCGGGGCAACCACCGAACATCATCAACCGGGCGCAGTGGGGCGCCGACGAGGGCATGCGCTGCGGAGAACCCCGGTACGACAGAGGAATCCAGGCGGGCGTGGTGCACCACACCGCGGGCAGCAACGAGTACACGCCCGGCGACTCAGCAGGCATCATCAGATCGATCTACGAGTACCACACCCGCACCCTGGGCTGGTGCGACATCGCCTACAACGCGATGGTCGACAAGTACGGCCAGGTCTTCGAAGGCCGCGCGGGCGGCATGAACCGACCCGTGGAGGGCGCCCACACCGGTGGCTTCAACCACAACACGTGGGGCGTCGCGATGCTCGGCAATTTCGACGTGGTGCCGCCGACACCGATTCAATTGCGCACCACGGCAAGGCTGCTCGGCTGGGTTCTGGGTCAGGCACGAGTCGATCCGCGGGGTGCGGTCGTGCTTCCGTCGGAAGGCGGTTCGTTCACCAAGTTCCCGTTCGGCGCCGCGCCGACGCTGCCCACGATCTTCACGCACCGCGACGTCGGCAACACCGAGTGCCCGGGCAACGCCGCGTACGCGCTGATGCCTCAGATCCGCGACATCGCGGCCCGATTCAACGACCCGCCCGGTCCCGAGGAGTTGGCCGAATCCCTGCGCGGCGGCGCGATCTTCGCCAAGTGGGACGCGCTCGGCGGCATGAACAGCTACCTCGGGAAGCCCACCTCGCCGGAGGCCCAGGGCCTGGGCGGGACCCGCTACGTCACCTTCGAACGCGGCGCGGTCTACTGGTCTCCCGAGAGCGGCGCCGAACCCGTCACCGGCGAACTCTACAAATCCTGGGGCGCACTGGGATTCGAGCGGGGTGCGCTGGGCCTGCCGACGAGCGCCGAGATCCCCACACCGCTGTGGATCGTGCAGAACTTCCAGCACGGCACCCTCAACTTCGACCGCGAGAAGGGCACGGTGACGCGCGTGGTCGACGGTGTCCCGGTCGAATTGCCGCCACCGCCGGCCGATCTCGCCCCGATCCAGCTGGAGCGGTTCACCCCGCCGAGCAACCCCGTCTGAGCTCGACCCGCGCTACAGCCACCACCGTTCGAGAACCCGGGCCACCCCGTCCTTGACGTTGGTGGCCGTCACCTCGTCGGCGGCGGCAACGGCGTCGGGATGCGCGTTGCCCATGGCCACGCCCAGCCCTGCCCACCTCAGCATCGGCACGTCGTTGGGCATGTCACCGAACGTCACCACCTCCGAGGCGGTGATCCCCCGGGGTCGGGCCACCTCCTCGATACCGGTCGCCTTGCTGACCCCGAGCGGCATGATCTCCACCAGACCGTTGTTCGTGGAGTAGGTGATGTCACCTTCGAGACCGATGTGCCGCGCGAGTTCAGCCGCCATGTCCGCGCTGCGCGCGCCGGCCTTGCGGATCAGCAGTTTGACCGCGGGGGCACTGAGCAGGTCGTCGATCGAGACTTCGGTGTTGTCGGGGTTGAGCCACGCGTGCTCGTAGCCCGGTGAGCTGACGAACTGCGGGGTTGCCGCGTCGTGCGCGCTGCGGCCCACCCGTTCGACGGCCAGACCGGCACCGGGGATCACCCGGGTGGCGATCTCGGCGAGTTCGCCCAGCACATCCGCCGACAACGTTCGGGCCGAGATGATCTGGTCCGTCGACGGGTCGTAGACCACCGCCCCGTTGGCGCACACCGCCATCGGCGCGAAGCCCAGCTGGTCGACGATGGGACCGACCCAGCGCGGCGGTCGGCCGGTGGCGAGGACGAACTGGGCACCCCCGTCGACCGCCGCACGCACCGCCGCCCGGGTTCTCGGGCTGACGTTCTCGTCGTCGTCGAGCAGTGTGCCGTCCACGTCGGTGGCGATCAGCACCGGCTTCTGATCGCGTCCCCGCAACGGCTGGGTCATGTGTCGCCCGTCCGGCGTCGGGCCCGCTCCGCGAGTTCCGCCTCGTCGAGAGCCGCGGCCTCGACAGGTGTGGGCGCGGTGCCACCCAACCGTCGCGGTAGCCAGTACGCACCCTGCGGCCGCGGATAGTCAGCCTGCGTCGCAGTCAGCAACTGCGTCATCTCCGAACGCATGGTCGTCGTGATCTCCTCTACGCTGCCGACAGGTTCGATGGGTTCGCCCACGGCGACTGCCACCGGAAATTTGGTTCGCCCCAATGCTTTCGGATGATCCTTGGTCCATATGCGGTGCGCGCCCCAGACGATCAGCGGCACGATCGGCGCCCGCGCATCCCGGGCCATCCGGACCGCACCGCTCTTGAACTCCTTGAGCTCGAAGCTTCGACTGATCGTGGCTTCCGGATACACCCCGACGAGTTCGCCGCGCCGCAGCGACGCCACCGCGGCTGCGTAGGCACCACGACCTGCCTGACGATCGACGGTGATCGTGCCCGTGTGCCCGATCAACCAACCGACGACCTTGACCCCACCCATCTCCGCCTTGATCATGAACCGCATCCGCCGCCCCCGTTTGTTGGCCGCCAACGCAGCGGGAAGGAAGTCGACGTAGCCGGTGTGGTTGATGGCAACGACCGCGGCGCCGGAGGCGGGGATGTTCTCCAGTCCCTGATAGGTGATCCGTGTCCCGGTGACCCTCACCGCCAGTTTCGCCGCGATCTCGAGGGTGCGGAAAACCGGTTCCATCGGGCTTATCCCGGCGCCTCGGTGGATCCGTTGTGCTGCGCCCGGCGCGCCGCCTTAGCCGCGGCTTCCTCGGCGTCCAGTCGATTGGCGTCCGCGATCGTCGGCGCGCCGCCGCCCAACCGGTGCGGCACCCAGAACTCACCGGGCGGATGTGAACCGTAGGCGTCCTGCACCTGCTCGAGCAGGTGCTGCATACGCGAATGCAGCAACGAGGTCAGTTCGGTGGCGGGCAATGTGGGTTCGATGGGCTTACCCACCGCGATCGAGATGGGGACCTTGGGACGCCACAGCTTCTTCGGGTGGTCCTTGGTCCAGATGCGCTGTGCACCCCACACGATGTGCGGCACGATCGGCACGCCGGCGGCGATGGCCATCCGGGCCGCTCCGGACTTGAAATCCTTGATCTCGAAGCTGCGGCTGATCGTGGCTTCGGGGTACACGCCGACGAACTCGCCGTCGCGCAGCTTCTGGACCGCCTGCTCGAACGAGGCCGCGCCGCTGTTCCTGTCGACCTCGATGTGCCGCATGCCCCGCATCAGCGGGCCGGTCTTCTTGTTGTCGAAGACCTCCTTTTTGGCCATGAACCGAACCTTGCGCCCGAGGTGCTGCTGATAGGCAGGAAGGCCCGCGAAGGTGAAGTCGAAGTAGCTGGTGTGATTGATCGCGATCACCGCACCGCCGGTACGCGGCAGGTTCTCCACCCCGGTGACGGTGAACGTGAGGCCCTGCACCCGCCACACCAGTCGGGCGAGCTGGATGGCTGTGCCGTATACGGGTTCCACGCCGGCCAGCCTAGTCGCCGGGATCATCCGTGCGAAGCCTGTGCCGGTTGCGCAGAGTTGCCATAGACGCTGGGATGTAGGGGTTTGCGACGCGCTGTGGCTCAGCTCATACCGGATCGGCCGCGGGGGGCGCCGCCACGCCGACGAGTGAGGAGCACCGATGACGACACCCGAGCCGGACGTCCACGACGAGGCAGAGGCGCCACCCCCGCGGTGGCGGGTCATCGGCCCCGGACTGGTGGTCGCGGCCACCGGCGTCGGTGCGGCCGACCTGGTCGCGACCCTGGTCGCCGGGTCCCGCTACGGCTACGCCCTGCTGTGGGTGGTGGTCGTCGGCGTGGTGATGAAGGTCGTGCTGGTCGAGGGCGCCGGCCGCTACACCCTCGCCACAGGGCGGACCATCTTCCAGGGCTGGCGGTCCCTCGGGAAGTGGACCACCATCTACTTCGCGCCCTACATCGTCATCTGGGGGTTCGTCTACGGCGCGGCCGCGATGTCCTCGAGCGCACTGCCGATCGTGGCGCTCTACCCGTCGCTGGACATCAAGCTCGTCGCGATCGTGTCCGGCATCGTCGGCTTCCTGCTGGTCTGGATGGGCAGCTACCGGTTCTTCGAGAAGATCATCGCCGTGCTGGTCGGCATCATGTTCGTGACTGTGGTGGGCGCAGCGATCGTGGCCTCCCCGAACGTCCTCGAGATCGTCAAAGGCCTGCGGCCGATCATCCCCGACGGCTCGATCGTCTACGTGCTGGGTCTCGCAGGCGGCGTCGGTGGAACGATCACGCTGGCCGCGTACGGCTACTGGCTACGGGAAAAGCAGTGGACCACACCCCGGTTCATGCGCGTGATGCGTATCGACAACACCGCGGCCTATGCGCTCACCGGCGTGTTCGTCGTCGCGATGCTGATCGTCGGCGCCGAACTGCTGTACTCGACGAACATCGCCATCAGCACCGGCGAACGCGGACTGGTCGACCTCTCCGCCGTTCTCGACGAGCGCTACGGCGTCGTGTTCGGGCATGTGTTCCTGATCGGATTCTGGGCGGCGTCCTTCTCCTCGCTGATCGGGGTCTGGAACGGGGTCAGCCTGATGTTCGCCGACTTCGTCGGCCAGTTGAAGGGCCTGCCGGACGGCCACGAGGACACCCGCGTCGGAGGCCGCTACTTCAGGTGGTACGTCATCTGGCTCACGTTCCCGCCGATGGCGCTGCTCTGGCTCGGTCAACCGGTCGGCCTGGTCCTGGCCTACGGCGTGCTGGGCGCGTTGTTCATGCCGTTCCTGGCCGTCACGCTGCTGCTGCTGCTGAACTCGAAGAAGATCCCCGACGGATGGCGCAACCGCTGGCACACCAACACTGCGCTGGCCATCTGCACAGTGGTGTTCGCGTGGCTCGGAGTCGACCAGGCCATCGGGGCGCTGAGCAACGTGTTCTGAGTTCGGCGGACAGCCGTGACCGCTCCCACCGGACCGGTGCCGGTACCTGCCGTTGTCGCCGACATCGCCGGTACCCGATCCGTGACCGCCGTGTGGGTCAACGAGCTCGGCGGGGTGACGTTCGCCGTGGGCACCTCTCCTGCCGTCGAGTACGTGAAGGTCTACCCCGACGACGCCGCGCATCTGCTGGCCGACGAGGTACCGCGGCTGCGCTGGGCGCGCGCGCATGCCGCGGTCCCCATCGTTCTCGGCTCCGGAAACGGCTGGCTGCACACCGCGGCGCTGCCCGGACGCTCGGCAGTCGACCCGTACTGGTCGAGGCGTCCCGAGACCGCGGCTCGGGCCATCGGGCGCGGCCTACGGATACTGCACGACGCGCTCCCGGCCGATGACTGCCCATTCGGCCCGCCCTCCTGGGTGGGAGGCGCCGCATCGTCGCCCGACCGGCTGGTGGTGTGTCACGGCGATGCCTGCGCACCCAACACGCTGATCGCCGACGACGGCAACTACAGCGGGCACGTCGATCTGGGCGATCTCGGGGTCGCCGATCGTTGGGCGGATCTGGCCGTGGCGACCCTGTCGCTGGACTGGAACTATGCGAGCGACGAAGACCGGGGCTGGGAAGCCGTGCTGCTGGATGCCTACGGGGTGGCGCCCGACCGCGACCGCATCGCGTACTACCGGGCTCGCTGGAACGACGAGCCCGTCCCGTCCGGTTAAGCTGGGCCCCGAACCAAGTGTCACCAGAAGGGGTATCTGTGCAGGTCACGAGCGTCGGACACGCCGGCTTCCGTATCGACACCAAGGCCGGGAGCATCCTGTGTGACCCGTGGGTCAACCCGGCGTACTTCGCCTCCTGGTTCCCCTTCCCCGACAACAGCGGTCTGGACTGGGCGGCGCTCGGCGACGTGGACTACCTCTACGTCTCCCACCTGCACAAGGACCACTTCGATCCGCGGAACCTGACCGAGCACGTCAACAAGGACGCCGTCGTGCTGCTGCCGGACTTCCCCGTGCCCGATCTGCGGCGCGAGCTCGAGAAGCTGGGATTCCACCGCTTCTTCGAGACGACGGATTCGGTCAAGCACCGGGTCAGCGGGCCCAAGGGTGATCTGGACGTGATGGTCATCGCGCTGCGAGCTCCCGCCGACGGGCCCATCGGCGACTCGGGCCTCGTGGTCGATGACGGCGAGACGGTCGCATTCAACATGAACGACGCCCGGCCCGTGGATCTCGACGTCCTGAATGCCGACTTCGGGCAGATCGATGTGCACATGCTGCAGTACTCCGGGGCGATCTGGTACCCGATGGTCTACGACATGCCCGCCCGGGCCAAGGAGTCGTTCGGCATCCAGAAGCGCCAGCGCCAGATGGACCGCTGCCGGCAGTACATCACCCAGGTCGGTGCGACCTGGGTGATCCCGTCGGCGGGTCCCCCGTGCTTCCTCGACGACGAGCTTCGTGACCTCAACGACGACCACGGCGATCCGGCCAACATCTTTCCCGACCAGGTGGTCTTCCTGGACCAGATGCAGCTCCACGGCCACGACGGTGGCCTGCTGATGATGCCCGGCACCACCGCGGATTTCACCGGCTCCCAACTCGATTCGCTCGCCCACCCGATCCCCGACGACGACGTGCGCGCCATCTTCACCACCGGCAAGGCCGACTACATCGCGGCGTACGCCGACCGGATGGCGCCGGTGATCGCCGCGGAGAAGGCGGCTTGGGCGGGCGCAGCCGGAGAGCCCCTGCTGGAACCGCTGCGGGATCTGTTCGAACCGATCATGCTCGCCGGCGATCAGATCTGTGACGGCATCGGCTACCCGGTCGAGCTCCGACTCGGGGACGAGACCGTGGTCTTGGATTTCCCGAAACGAGCTGTGCGCGAGGCGATCCCGGACGAGAAGTTCCGTTACGGCTTCGCGATCGCACCGGAGCTGGTGCGTACCGTCGTCCGTGATCGGGAGCCCGACTGGGTGAACACGATCTTCCTGTCCACCCGTTTCAAGGCGTGGCGGGTCGGCGGGTACAACGAGTACCTGTACACGTTCTTCAAGTGTCTGACCGACGAGCGGATCGCCTACGCCGACGGCTGGTTCGCCGAGACACACGATGACAGCGCATCGATCACGTTGGACGGCTGGGAGATCCAGCGTCGCTGCCCGCATCTGAAGGCCGATCTCTCGAAGTTCGGCGTCGTGGAGGGCACGACGCTGACCTGCAACCTGCACGGCTGGCAGTGGAACCTGCAGAACGGCAGGTGCCTGACCACCAGAGGCCACGAACTCCGGTCCGCGAAGCTGTGACCACCACGCCGAGGTTCTACGACGACGGCCTGATCCAGCTGGATCAGGAGGCGCTGACGCTGCGCCGCTATCACTTCCCGTCGGGAACGTCGAAGATCATCCGGTTGCGTGACATCCGCGGCTACCGCACCAGCCCGCTCGGACTGTTCCTGGATCGGTTCCGCATCTGGGGCACCTCTGATCTGAAGCGGTGGCTGCCCCTGGACGTCCGGCGGCCACTGAAGTCCACGCTGGTGACCCTCGATGTACCCGGGTCCTTCCCGGATCCGGCGTGCACCCCCATGCGGCCGACAGAGTTCGTCGACCTCCTGGAGGACCTGTTGACGCAGTCGCGGTAGCCGGGCTCACCGCTCCCGCAGGACGGTGGCCTCCAGCGCCCGCTGGACCTGACGCATCGCTGTGCGGCCTGCGACGCTCGCCGCTCGCCGGACCGCGTTCGGCGGATCGGGCGTGCGCACCCGCACCGCGTCGCCGACGCGTACCACCCCGGGTGTGGCGACGTCGGCGTAGACGCCGAGGAATCGCTGCGTGGCCTCGGCCAGCCTGCGGGTCAGTGCACGATCGAGTTCGAGCCCGGGCTGCGGACGGGTGGGCACCACACATCTGATGGTCGGGTTGGTGATCCGCAGTGCCGCCGAACCGAATTCGACGTCGCCGCCGACCCAGCCCGCTTCGGGATACCCGTCTCCCGCCTCGTCGAGTGCCACCAGCACGTTGGGCCGGAACCGGCGCACGTCATAAGGCACACCGTCGGCGGAGAGAGTCGCCAGGCTGGTGGTGCTGACGACGTGCACCGGGCTCAGATCCACGAAGGTGCCCGGCGGGGTGGCGAATCGGGCCAGGGTCAGCATCTGCCTGGTCGTGAACACCGACGTGTCGGGCAGCGCTTCCTGA from Mycobacterium sp. DL includes:
- a CDS encoding N-acetylmuramoyl-L-alanine amidase, giving the protein MPCRRPVPSILFTALAATVVLLPWALNGAPGDDKSPAADAPRMVQQPLADLPGGETIREIHQDEPFSMVALTSEDLTGTSARMRAKKGDGSWGPWYEAEQLGGVGADLPGPRGTEPVFIGRTNTVQIAVTRPADAPATGNAPEPHRDDAGPELGYVPANVEQPFGQNINAVLISPPQTPADMLPLPNAATPPGQPPNIINRAQWGADEGMRCGEPRYDRGIQAGVVHHTAGSNEYTPGDSAGIIRSIYEYHTRTLGWCDIAYNAMVDKYGQVFEGRAGGMNRPVEGAHTGGFNHNTWGVAMLGNFDVVPPTPIQLRTTARLLGWVLGQARVDPRGAVVLPSEGGSFTKFPFGAAPTLPTIFTHRDVGNTECPGNAAYALMPQIRDIAARFNDPPGPEELAESLRGGAIFAKWDALGGMNSYLGKPTSPEAQGLGGTRYVTFERGAVYWSPESGAEPVTGELYKSWGALGFERGALGLPTSAEIPTPLWIVQNFQHGTLNFDREKGTVTRVVDGVPVELPPPPADLAPIQLERFTPPSNPV
- a CDS encoding HAD family hydrolase; amino-acid sequence: MTQPLRGRDQKPVLIATDVDGTLLDDDENVSPRTRAAVRAAVDGGAQFVLATGRPPRWVGPIVDQLGFAPMAVCANGAVVYDPSTDQIISARTLSADVLGELAEIATRVIPGAGLAVERVGRSAHDAATPQFVSSPGYEHAWLNPDNTEVSIDDLLSAPAVKLLIRKAGARSADMAAELARHIGLEGDITYSTNNGLVEIMPLGVSKATGIEEVARPRGITASEVVTFGDMPNDVPMLRWAGLGVAMGNAHPDAVAAADEVTATNVKDGVARVLERWWL
- a CDS encoding lysophospholipid acyltransferase family protein; translated protein: MEPVFRTLEIAAKLAVRVTGTRITYQGLENIPASGAAVVAINHTGYVDFLPAALAANKRGRRMRFMIKAEMGGVKVVGWLIGHTGTITVDRQAGRGAYAAAVASLRRGELVGVYPEATISRSFELKEFKSGAVRMARDARAPIVPLIVWGAHRIWTKDHPKALGRTKFPVAVAVGEPIEPVGSVEEITTTMRSEMTQLLTATQADYPRPQGAYWLPRRLGGTAPTPVEAAALDEAELAERARRRTGDT
- a CDS encoding 1-acyl-sn-glycerol-3-phosphate acyltransferase, producing MEPVYGTAIQLARLVWRVQGLTFTVTGVENLPRTGGAVIAINHTSYFDFTFAGLPAYQQHLGRKVRFMAKKEVFDNKKTGPLMRGMRHIEVDRNSGAASFEQAVQKLRDGEFVGVYPEATISRSFEIKDFKSGAARMAIAAGVPIVPHIVWGAQRIWTKDHPKKLWRPKVPISIAVGKPIEPTLPATELTSLLHSRMQHLLEQVQDAYGSHPPGEFWVPHRLGGGAPTIADANRLDAEEAAAKAARRAQHNGSTEAPG
- a CDS encoding Nramp family divalent metal transporter — protein: MTTPEPDVHDEAEAPPPRWRVIGPGLVVAATGVGAADLVATLVAGSRYGYALLWVVVVGVVMKVVLVEGAGRYTLATGRTIFQGWRSLGKWTTIYFAPYIVIWGFVYGAAAMSSSALPIVALYPSLDIKLVAIVSGIVGFLLVWMGSYRFFEKIIAVLVGIMFVTVVGAAIVASPNVLEIVKGLRPIIPDGSIVYVLGLAGGVGGTITLAAYGYWLREKQWTTPRFMRVMRIDNTAAYALTGVFVVAMLIVGAELLYSTNIAISTGERGLVDLSAVLDERYGVVFGHVFLIGFWAASFSSLIGVWNGVSLMFADFVGQLKGLPDGHEDTRVGGRYFRWYVIWLTFPPMALLWLGQPVGLVLAYGVLGALFMPFLAVTLLLLLNSKKIPDGWRNRWHTNTALAICTVVFAWLGVDQAIGALSNVF
- a CDS encoding phosphotransferase: MTAPTGPVPVPAVVADIAGTRSVTAVWVNELGGVTFAVGTSPAVEYVKVYPDDAAHLLADEVPRLRWARAHAAVPIVLGSGNGWLHTAALPGRSAVDPYWSRRPETAARAIGRGLRILHDALPADDCPFGPPSWVGGAASSPDRLVVCHGDACAPNTLIADDGNYSGHVDLGDLGVADRWADLAVATLSLDWNYASDEDRGWEAVLLDAYGVAPDRDRIAYYRARWNDEPVPSG
- a CDS encoding MBL fold metallo-hydrolase, encoding MQVTSVGHAGFRIDTKAGSILCDPWVNPAYFASWFPFPDNSGLDWAALGDVDYLYVSHLHKDHFDPRNLTEHVNKDAVVLLPDFPVPDLRRELEKLGFHRFFETTDSVKHRVSGPKGDLDVMVIALRAPADGPIGDSGLVVDDGETVAFNMNDARPVDLDVLNADFGQIDVHMLQYSGAIWYPMVYDMPARAKESFGIQKRQRQMDRCRQYITQVGATWVIPSAGPPCFLDDELRDLNDDHGDPANIFPDQVVFLDQMQLHGHDGGLLMMPGTTADFTGSQLDSLAHPIPDDDVRAIFTTGKADYIAAYADRMAPVIAAEKAAWAGAAGEPLLEPLRDLFEPIMLAGDQICDGIGYPVELRLGDETVVLDFPKRAVREAIPDEKFRYGFAIAPELVRTVVRDREPDWVNTIFLSTRFKAWRVGGYNEYLYTFFKCLTDERIAYADGWFAETHDDSASITLDGWEIQRRCPHLKADLSKFGVVEGTTLTCNLHGWQWNLQNGRCLTTRGHELRSAKL
- a CDS encoding MOSC domain-containing protein, encoding MSGSVVQLWRFPVKSMGGSPVDEVRIDRRGVHADRLWAVRDLEQNITASARRLPKLLGCSARYALAPGPDAGPGNVPEVIVTMPDGTELASGGGEIDQALSDLVGREVRLTALPPSSDTSLHRLSVQQTRANYSPTEVRRDFGLSDQEALPDTSVFTTRQMLTLARFATPPGTFVDLSPVHVVSTTSLATLSADGVPYDVRRFRPNVLVALDEAGDGYPEAGWVGGDVEFGSAALRITNPTIRCVVPTRPQPGLELDRALTRRLAEATQRFLGVYADVATPGVVRVGDAVRVRTPDPPNAVRRAASVAGRTAMRQVQRALEATVLRER